In the Chroococcidiopsis sp. SAG 2025 genome, one interval contains:
- the dnaJ gene encoding molecular chaperone DnaJ produces the protein MARDYYEILGVSRSADKEEIKHAYRRLARKYHPDVNKETGAEERFKEINRAYEVLSEPEMRARYDRFGEAGVAAGAGAAGFQDFGDIGGFADIFESFFSGFGGVGAQGGTRRRSGPVRGDDLRLDLKLDFREAVFGGEKEIRISHLETCEVCSGSGAKPGTRPRTCTTCSGSGQVRRVTRTPFGSFTQVSTCPTCNGTGQMIEDKCEACDGKGARQVTKKLKITIPAGVDNGTRLRISGEGDAGDRNGPPGDLYVYIFVNEDAEFRRDGINVLSEIKLSYLQAILGSRIEVNTVDGPTELIVPAGTQPNTVMTLENHGVPRLGNPVSRGDHLITISIDIPTRITPEERELLEKLAKIRGDRTGKGGIEGFLGNLFHK, from the coding sequence ATGGCTCGTGACTATTACGAAATTCTGGGTGTTTCCCGCAGTGCGGATAAAGAAGAAATCAAACACGCCTATCGTCGCCTAGCTCGGAAATATCACCCCGATGTGAATAAAGAAACTGGAGCTGAGGAGCGGTTCAAAGAAATCAACCGAGCTTACGAAGTGTTATCGGAACCGGAAATGCGGGCGCGTTACGATCGCTTTGGCGAAGCTGGTGTCGCAGCTGGTGCTGGGGCAGCAGGTTTTCAAGACTTTGGCGATATTGGCGGTTTTGCTGACATATTTGAAAGCTTCTTTAGCGGTTTTGGTGGTGTGGGCGCTCAAGGTGGGACGCGGCGGCGGAGCGGACCAGTCCGTGGTGACGACCTGCGGCTAGATTTGAAGTTAGATTTTAGAGAAGCGGTCTTTGGCGGAGAGAAAGAAATTCGCATTTCTCACCTAGAAACTTGTGAAGTTTGTAGCGGTTCTGGTGCAAAGCCTGGAACTCGACCGCGTACCTGTACGACTTGTAGTGGCTCGGGTCAGGTAAGGCGCGTTACCCGCACTCCCTTTGGTAGTTTTACGCAGGTGTCTACTTGTCCCACTTGTAACGGTACGGGGCAGATGATTGAAGACAAGTGCGAGGCTTGCGACGGGAAAGGCGCGAGGCAGGTAACGAAGAAGTTAAAAATTACCATTCCCGCTGGAGTTGACAACGGTACGCGCTTGCGCATTTCTGGGGAAGGTGATGCAGGCGATCGCAATGGTCCACCAGGAGATTTATACGTTTACATCTTTGTCAACGAAGACGCAGAATTTCGCCGCGACGGGATTAACGTTCTATCAGAAATTAAACTCAGCTACTTGCAAGCAATTTTAGGCAGCCGCATAGAAGTTAATACGGTAGATGGTCCGACTGAATTGATCGTGCCTGCTGGGACTCAACCAAACACCGTGATGACTTTAGAAAATCATGGCGTGCCGCGCTTGGGTAATCCCGTCAGCCGAGGCGATCACCTCATCACGATTTCAATCGATATTCCCACCCGCATTACTCCCGAAGAACGAGAATTACTGGAAAAGCTAGCTAAAATTCGGGGCGATCGCACTGGAAAAGGTGGTATAGAAGGATTTTTGGGAAATCTGTTCCACAAATGA
- the grpE gene encoding nucleotide exchange factor GrpE, whose protein sequence is MIDEEKQTENAANQEPQQQIQQTTNEVTTKTMNSNAFGEFETQANAPEVDANVASNENPVEVEKPDTASTAPEADNRAALLEKEREIESLKASLEERTSQYMRMGADFENFRKRTLKDKEDLEQKIKQNTLQEILPVVDNFERARAQLKPQTDAEMNLHKSYQGVYKQLVDCLKRLGVSAMRPEGKEFDPNLHEAVMREPTSEYPEGTVIEELVRGYYLGDRVLRHALVKVATAPEEMSSETVVAEPPPEVTES, encoded by the coding sequence ATGATTGACGAAGAAAAGCAAACGGAAAACGCAGCTAACCAAGAACCACAACAGCAAATACAGCAAACGACGAACGAGGTAACAACCAAAACAATGAACTCAAATGCATTCGGAGAATTTGAAACACAGGCAAACGCTCCAGAGGTAGATGCTAACGTTGCATCGAACGAGAATCCAGTCGAAGTAGAAAAGCCTGATACCGCCTCCACCGCGCCTGAAGCCGATAATCGAGCTGCTTTGTTAGAAAAGGAGCGGGAGATCGAGTCACTCAAAGCTAGCTTGGAGGAGCGTACCAGTCAATACATGCGCATGGGCGCGGATTTTGAAAATTTTCGCAAACGCACGCTCAAAGACAAAGAAGACTTAGAGCAAAAGATTAAACAGAATACTCTACAAGAAATTCTACCTGTGGTAGATAATTTCGAGCGGGCAAGAGCGCAGCTCAAACCGCAAACCGATGCTGAAATGAATCTTCACAAAAGTTATCAGGGAGTATACAAGCAACTGGTAGATTGCCTCAAGCGGCTAGGTGTTTCGGCAATGCGACCTGAAGGCAAGGAGTTTGACCCGAACCTACATGAAGCGGTCATGAGAGAACCAACAAGCGAGTACCCTGAAGGCACGGTGATTGAAGAATTGGTCAGGGGTTATTACTTAGGCGATCGCGTATTGCGCCATGCTTTGGTAAAAGTAGCTACTGCCCCAGAAGAAATGTCTTCAGAAACAGTAGTAGCAGAACCCCCACCCGAAGTTACAGAAAGTTGA
- a CDS encoding GspE/PulE family protein: MSYSSSMQRRALIVKNDLSPFGNKVVETGYVSKEQMKQALSESRSTGRSLPEILEAITGRQLPPDLIRQYKKQQLFELKILYGVEFLDPEINQIGTSQVGELIDSLIPIDICRRYRLLPISKGDEPPSVLIAMVDPDNLDAQDNLNRILRPRDIGLQRTVITLEDFQELLSKYLDENVEKQKQQADNQRNNANAVDFTVDLDGLDLQDAPEEGDADLGASLKDADAAPVIALVNKILIKALQEKVSDIHIEPQEEYLRVRFRRDGVLRQAFDPLPKQIVPAVTARFKIIAELDIAERRAPQDGRIRRVFEGRKVDFRVNTLPSRYGEKVVLRILDNSSTQLGLDKLISDVESLQIVRDLASRPFGLLLVTGPTGSGKSTTLYSILAERNDPGVNISTAEDPIEYSLPGITQVQVIREKGMDFASILRAFLRQDPDVILVGETRDKETAKTAIEAALTGHLVLTTLHTNDAAGAISRLDEMGVEPFMVSGALLGVVAQRLMRRVCSDCRIPYTPSAEELARFGLASSKDVELTLCKAKSLELEEIQAAKAKNQLCSKCAGVGYKGRCGVYEVMRVTERLQNLITEGAPSERIKEAAVEEGMKTLLAYSLELVMQGNTTLEEVERVTFTDSGLEAELKAKRKSSLECKTCHAELQPEWFECPYCMTPRFSD; encoded by the coding sequence ATGTCTTACTCCTCTTCAATGCAGCGACGTGCCTTAATTGTCAAAAATGACTTGTCTCCTTTTGGCAACAAAGTAGTTGAGACTGGGTATGTCAGTAAAGAGCAGATGAAGCAGGCTTTGAGCGAAAGTCGCTCGACTGGGCGATCGCTACCGGAGATTTTAGAAGCTATAACTGGACGACAACTGCCACCAGACTTAATTAGACAGTATAAAAAACAACAGCTATTCGAGCTAAAAATTCTCTACGGTGTAGAGTTTCTCGATCCAGAAATCAATCAGATTGGCACTAGTCAAGTTGGTGAGTTGATCGATTCTTTGATCCCGATTGATATTTGTCGTCGCTATCGGCTGCTACCTATATCAAAAGGTGATGAGCCTCCGTCTGTTTTGATAGCAATGGTCGATCCAGATAATTTGGATGCCCAAGATAATTTAAACCGTATTCTTCGCCCCCGCGATATTGGATTGCAAAGGACGGTCATTACACTAGAAGACTTCCAAGAACTTCTTTCTAAATATTTAGATGAAAATGTAGAAAAACAAAAACAGCAGGCAGACAATCAAAGAAATAACGCTAATGCCGTCGATTTCACCGTAGATTTGGACGGACTTGATTTACAAGATGCACCAGAGGAGGGTGACGCAGATTTAGGTGCATCTCTCAAAGATGCGGATGCTGCTCCTGTAATTGCCCTAGTGAATAAAATTCTGATCAAAGCGTTACAAGAAAAAGTTTCAGATATTCACATTGAACCCCAAGAAGAGTACTTGCGCGTCCGATTTCGTAGAGATGGAGTATTGCGGCAGGCTTTTGACCCCCTACCCAAACAAATCGTTCCTGCTGTGACAGCTCGATTTAAAATTATTGCTGAATTGGATATTGCCGAACGACGCGCACCCCAAGATGGCCGTATTCGCCGCGTGTTTGAAGGACGAAAAGTTGATTTTCGCGTCAACACCCTACCCAGTCGTTACGGGGAAAAAGTTGTTTTGCGGATTTTGGATAACTCATCTACCCAACTTGGTTTAGACAAATTAATTAGCGATGTAGAGAGTCTGCAAATTGTGAGGGACTTGGCAAGTCGTCCGTTCGGACTGCTTTTGGTTACGGGTCCGACGGGAAGCGGTAAATCAACTACCTTATACTCAATTTTGGCAGAACGCAACGATCCAGGGGTAAATATCAGTACCGCTGAAGACCCCATTGAGTATTCTCTACCAGGAATTACGCAAGTCCAGGTGATTCGAGAAAAAGGAATGGATTTTGCTTCTATTTTGCGGGCTTTTCTACGACAAGACCCAGACGTAATTCTAGTTGGTGAGACTCGGGATAAGGAAACGGCAAAAACCGCTATTGAGGCAGCACTAACGGGACACTTGGTATTGACAACTCTGCACACTAATGATGCTGCTGGGGCAATTTCTCGTTTAGACGAAATGGGTGTAGAACCATTCATGGTGTCCGGTGCGCTGCTAGGAGTTGTAGCTCAACGTTTGATGCGGCGCGTCTGCTCTGATTGTCGCATTCCTTATACTCCCAGTGCCGAGGAGTTAGCTCGGTTTGGACTGGCGAGTTCTAAAGATGTCGAACTAACGCTTTGCAAAGCTAAATCTTTGGAGTTAGAAGAAATTCAAGCCGCTAAAGCTAAAAATCAACTTTGCTCTAAATGCGCTGGCGTTGGATATAAAGGGCGTTGTGGCGTATATGAAGTTATGCGCGTTACAGAACGACTACAAAATTTAATTACTGAAGGAGCGCCCAGCGAACGGATTAAAGAAGCAGCCGTAGAAGAGGGCATGAAAACGTTGTTAGCTTATAGTCTGGAGTTAGTTATGCAAGGTAACACGACTTTGGAAGAAGTAGAGCGCGTCACTTTCACTGATTCTGGTTTGGAAGCGGAACTGAAAGCAAAACGTAAAAGCTCATTAGAGTGTAAAACTTGTCATGCAGAGCTACAACCAGAGTGGTTTGAGTGTCCTTATTGTATGACTCCACGATTTAGTGACTAG
- a CDS encoding type IV pilus twitching motility protein PilT, whose product MELMIEDLMEEVINSGGSDLHISAGLPPYIRISGKLTPTEHEPLTAEQCQRLIFSMLNNTQRKTLEQNWELDCSYGIKGLARFRVNVYKDRGTYATCLRALASKIPSMETLNLPNIVREISEKPRGLVLVTGPTGSGKSTTLASMINNINTTRAEHIITVEDPIEFVYEPIKSLIHQRQVGEDTKSFANALRAALREDPDVILVGEMRDLETIQLAISAAETGHLVFGTLHTSSAAQTVDRMVDVFPPEQQQQIRVQLSNSLVAVFSQTLVPKKNPKPGEYGRVMAQEIMIVTPAISNLIREGKTAQIYSAIQTGGNLSMQTLEKVLADQYKTGLISFEAAMSKTSKPDELQRLIGNTPGVGTKAGMRAGASMH is encoded by the coding sequence ATGGAATTAATGATTGAAGACTTAATGGAAGAAGTTATTAACTCGGGTGGTTCGGACTTACACATTTCAGCAGGTTTACCACCATATATCCGTATCAGTGGAAAGTTGACTCCAACGGAACACGAACCACTAACAGCAGAACAGTGTCAAAGACTAATTTTTAGTATGTTAAATAATACCCAGCGCAAAACTCTAGAACAAAACTGGGAACTCGACTGTTCTTACGGAATTAAGGGACTAGCTCGCTTCCGCGTCAACGTATATAAAGACCGAGGTACGTATGCCACTTGTTTGCGAGCGCTAGCCTCCAAAATTCCCAGCATGGAAACTTTAAATTTACCCAATATTGTGCGAGAAATTTCGGAAAAGCCCCGAGGATTAGTCTTGGTAACGGGACCAACTGGCTCGGGTAAGTCTACTACCCTAGCGTCCATGATTAATAATATTAATACGACGCGGGCGGAACACATTATCACAGTTGAAGATCCGATTGAGTTTGTCTACGAACCAATCAAGAGTTTGATCCATCAGCGTCAAGTTGGAGAAGATACAAAAAGTTTTGCTAATGCTCTTAGAGCAGCTTTACGAGAAGATCCAGATGTAATTCTGGTAGGTGAAATGCGTGACTTAGAAACAATTCAGTTAGCGATTTCAGCAGCGGAAACAGGACACTTAGTATTTGGTACACTACACACGAGTTCTGCGGCTCAAACCGTTGACCGGATGGTAGATGTATTTCCTCCAGAACAACAGCAACAAATTCGCGTTCAGTTATCTAACTCACTTGTGGCAGTATTCAGTCAAACTCTCGTGCCTAAAAAGAACCCTAAACCAGGTGAATACGGTCGGGTTATGGCTCAGGAAATTATGATTGTTACCCCTGCTATCTCTAACTTAATTCGTGAAGGAAAAACAGCTCAAATTTACTCGGCAATTCAAACTGGAGGAAATTTGAGTATGCAAACATTGGAAAAAGTTTTAGCAGATCAGTACAAAACTGGTCTAATTTCGTTTGAAGCAGCAATGTCTAAAACATCTAAGCCAGATGAATTACAGCGCTTGATTGGTAATACTCCAGGAGTCGGTACAAAAGCTGGTATGAGGGCAGGTGCTTCTATGCATTAA